One Candidatus Omnitrophota bacterium genomic region harbors:
- the pyrH gene encoding UMP kinase — protein sequence MARGPIYKRIVLKLSGEALQGKKSHGIDHSVLVSISRQIKEIRAMGVDVALVLGGGNIFRGQENTASLGLNMDRSVADYMGMLATVINGLALQDTLEKMGMPTRVMTAIEIEKIAEPYIRRKAIRHLEKGRVVIFVAGTGNPYFTTDTAAALRAMEINADVILKATKVDGVYSADPMKVKGAKKYAKLKYIDVLKKRLKVMDATAVSLCMDNKLPIVVFDLTRPGNINRVIAGEKIGTTVS from the coding sequence ATGGCAAGAGGCCCTATATATAAAAGAATAGTCCTGAAATTGAGCGGTGAAGCCCTGCAGGGAAAAAAATCCCATGGTATAGATCACTCCGTCTTGGTTTCTATCTCCAGACAGATAAAAGAGATAAGGGCAATGGGTGTGGATGTGGCTTTGGTCCTGGGCGGCGGGAATATCTTCCGCGGCCAGGAGAATACCGCGTCTTTAGGGCTGAATATGGACAGGTCGGTGGCGGATTACATGGGGATGCTGGCCACGGTAATAAACGGCCTGGCATTGCAGGATACCCTGGAAAAGATGGGTATGCCGACCAGGGTAATGACCGCCATAGAAATAGAAAAGATTGCCGAGCCTTATATCCGCCGCAAGGCGATACGCCACCTGGAAAAAGGCAGGGTGGTTATATTCGTCGCCGGCACCGGCAATCCGTATTTTACCACCGATACCGCGGCGGCGCTGCGGGCGATGGAGATCAACGCGGATGTGATACTGAAGGCGACTAAGGTCGACGGGGTTTATTCCGCCGACCCGATGAAGGTCAAGGGCGCTAAGAAATACGCGAAACTCAAGTATATAGACGTGCTGAAGAAAAGGCTCAAGGTGATGGATGCGACCGCCGTGAGCCTTTGTATGGATAATAAACTGCCTATCGTGGTTTTTGATTTAACCAGGCCGGGGAACATAAACAGGGTTATAGCCGGGGAAAAGATAGGAACTACTGTAAGCTGA
- the frr gene encoding ribosome recycling factor codes for MTVKEILHGTEEKLKKALDFVMREFSEVRTGRANPSIVEGLHIDYYGTPTMIKQLAAISAADAHMLIIQPWDPTAIVEIEKAILKSNLGLSPSNDGKIIRLSVPALSQERRAELVKVLHKKAEEGRVSFRTIRHEAKAVVEKSEKDKFISEDDKFRGIDELQKLVDKYIAKTDEILKNKEKEILEF; via the coding sequence ATGACAGTAAAAGAGATCCTTCATGGTACAGAAGAGAAATTAAAGAAGGCGTTGGATTTTGTGATGCGTGAATTTTCCGAGGTAAGGACCGGCAGGGCCAATCCCAGCATCGTGGAAGGCCTGCACATAGATTATTACGGGACCCCGACGATGATCAAGCAGCTTGCCGCGATCTCAGCGGCCGACGCGCATATGCTGATAATCCAGCCATGGGACCCTACGGCTATAGTCGAGATCGAGAAGGCGATACTTAAATCCAATCTGGGATTGTCGCCTTCCAATGACGGCAAGATCATCAGATTATCAGTTCCTGCTTTATCGCAGGAGCGCAGGGCCGAGCTGGTCAAGGTCCTTCACAAGAAAGCGGAAGAAGGCAGGGTGTCTTTTCGGACGATACGCCATGAGGCAAAGGCGGTGGTCGAGAAATCCGAGAAGGATAAATTTATATCCGAGGACGATAAGTTCCGCGGGATCGATGAGCTGCAGAAGCTGGTCGATAAATATATCGCCAAGACAGACGAGATCCTGAAGAATAAAGAAAAAGAAATCCTGGAGTTTTAA
- a CDS encoding PTS sugar transporter subunit IIA, whose amino-acid sequence MKIMDFLSKKSILADLKSTKKEDVIKELVDLLISSGEIDKSSRAKILDSLSERESLGSTAIGQGIAIPHAKVDCVGKLIGAFALSKKGVDFDSLDGEPVYIFFLLLAAQDSAGPHLKALARISRLFKDKYFRDNLRSCADENAIIDVISQEDEKI is encoded by the coding sequence ATGAAGATAATGGATTTTTTATCAAAAAAATCTATTCTGGCTGATCTCAAGTCCACCAAGAAAGAAGACGTGATCAAAGAACTGGTGGACCTGCTGATCAGCTCCGGAGAAATCGATAAATCCTCCCGCGCAAAGATACTGGATTCATTGAGCGAGAGAGAATCTTTAGGCTCGACAGCCATAGGCCAGGGGATCGCTATCCCGCATGCCAAGGTCGATTGTGTCGGCAAACTGATAGGTGCGTTTGCGCTTTCCAAGAAAGGCGTAGATTTCGATTCCCTTGACGGAGAACCGGTGTATATCTTTTTCTTGCTCTTGGCCGCCCAGGATTCCGCCGGGCCGCACCTTAAGGCCCTGGCTCGCATCTCCCGTCTTTTTAAAGATAAATATTTCCGCGATAATCTCCGTTCTTGCGCTGATGAGAACGCGATCATAGACGTAATAAGTCAAGAAGACGAAAAAATATAA
- the yvcK gene encoding uridine diphosphate-N-acetylglucosamine-binding protein YvcK — MIAELKRLFKWLYPGIGIKRWIGLSAFGVILLVIGSSGLRSEEFFMLQTLDWVILSAGIVILILGFKRLMGSLINAIIPSSRANELVDILYQRRQLARGPRIVAVGGGTGLSMLLTGLKEYSSNITAIVTVADDGGSSGRLRQQFDILPPGDIRNCLVALADASTMMRDLFQFRFDSGSELAGHSFGNLFITVMTRLTGDFEKAIRETSKVLALRGQVIPSSLSNVTLAAEYADGSVVEGENKIPRGHKPIRKVYLKPEHPAPAPEAIKAIDEAEIIVLGPGSLYTSIIPNLLIKEISDKIVASRAIKVYVCNVMTQPGETDGYSASQHVRALVEHSHPGIIDYCIVNTGKLPVQVLKRYEEGNAYSVVSDRKNIQNMGYRIIEEDTGSVSEGVIRHDHLKLANIILGLQEEL; from the coding sequence ATGATAGCCGAGCTAAAACGCCTTTTTAAGTGGTTATACCCGGGCATAGGCATAAAGCGTTGGATAGGATTAAGCGCCTTTGGCGTGATCCTTCTGGTCATCGGTTCAAGCGGCCTGCGCAGCGAAGAATTCTTCATGCTTCAGACGCTTGACTGGGTAATACTGTCCGCTGGCATAGTCATCCTTATCCTTGGATTCAAGCGTTTGATGGGGTCGTTGATCAACGCGATAATACCGTCATCGCGCGCGAACGAGCTGGTAGATATCCTTTATCAGCGCAGGCAGCTCGCGCGGGGGCCCAGGATCGTAGCCGTAGGCGGTGGCACGGGATTATCCATGCTTTTGACCGGGCTTAAGGAATATAGCTCCAACATTACTGCCATCGTGACGGTTGCTGACGACGGCGGATCTTCCGGGAGATTAAGGCAGCAGTTCGATATACTGCCTCCGGGGGATATCCGCAACTGCCTGGTGGCTTTGGCCGACGCCTCTACCATGATGCGCGATCTTTTTCAGTTTCGTTTCGACTCGGGCTCGGAATTAGCCGGGCATAGCTTTGGCAACCTGTTCATTACCGTAATGACCAGGCTTACCGGAGATTTCGAGAAGGCGATCCGCGAGACAAGCAAGGTGCTGGCCTTGAGGGGGCAGGTTATCCCGTCTTCTTTGAGCAACGTGACCCTGGCCGCGGAATACGCGGATGGCTCGGTGGTTGAAGGCGAGAATAAAATACCCCGGGGGCATAAGCCGATACGGAAGGTTTATCTTAAGCCTGAACATCCGGCACCGGCGCCTGAGGCTATAAAGGCCATTGATGAAGCCGAGATTATTGTTTTAGGGCCGGGCTCGCTTTATACCAGCATAATACCTAACCTCTTGATAAAAGAGATAAGCGACAAGATCGTTGCCTCAAGGGCGATAAAGGTTTACGTGTGTAATGTGATGACCCAGCCCGGAGAGACGGACGGTTACAGCGCTTCACAGCATGTCCGTGCCCTGGTCGAGCACAGCCACCCGGGGATAATAGATTATTGCATAGTGAATACGGGAAAGTTGCCTGTCCAGGTGTTGAAGCGCTATGAGGAAGGCAACGCGTATTCGGTCGTCAGTGACCGCAAGAATATCCAGAACATGGGGTATCGGATCATTGAGGAAGATACGGGTTCGGTTTCAGAGGGTGTTATCAGGCATGACCATTTGAAATTGGCTAATATCATATTAGGCCTTCAGGAAGAGCTATAG
- a CDS encoding HPr family phosphocarrier protein, with the protein MIKKKMTVKNKQGLHARPAAMFVQVANKFESSISVSRDLEKVNGKSIMGILMLGAEQGSEIIVEADGKDAELAVVELEKILDKEEQR; encoded by the coding sequence GTGATCAAGAAAAAGATGACCGTTAAGAATAAGCAGGGGCTTCACGCCCGGCCTGCCGCTATGTTCGTGCAGGTGGCTAATAAATTCGAATCGTCCATTTCGGTGAGCCGCGACCTGGAAAAGGTCAACGGCAAGTCCATTATGGGGATACTTATGCTGGGCGCGGAACAGGGCAGCGAGATAATCGTCGAAGCTGACGGAAAAGACGCGGAACTCGCGGTGGTTGAATTGGAAAAGATTCTGGATAAAGAGGAGCAGAGATGA
- the ptsP gene encoding phosphoenolpyruvate--protein phosphotransferase: MITLKGIAAAPGICIAKAYRLGKEEFEIARQSINPEEIPLQLQLFEEALIATRREIIELQKRIAKDMGQEEAQIFDAHLLVLEDRMLIEEVIHRLKKEQINVAFIFSEVLKKYIEVFSKIEDEYLRERTADLNDVGKRILRNLLGKEQRGLKDLKERVVVIAHDLSPSDTAAMHKQLVSGFVTDIGGKTSHTAIMAKSLEIPAVVGTVDATSRIKSGDIIIVDGSMGIIIVNPDEDTMHIYQEEEVKLKGISEKFLGVKDLPAVTADGKNVEICANIELPDEIVSVKIHGAQGIGLYRTEFFYMNRKDAPTEEEHFQAYKYVAEAMNPHPVVIRTLDLGGDKYLSQFEMPKEIQPFLGWRAIRFCLARPDVFKLQLRAILRASAFGKLKLMYPMISGIEELRQANAILNECKEELRKSRLHFDENIEVGVMIEVPSAALTADLLAKEANFFSIGTNDLIQYALAVDRANEKVAYLYEPAHPAVLRMIKNVIDAAHANNIWVGMCGEMASDELFVLILLGMGLDEFSMPPSAISIVKYIIRSVSVEQARKIAEEAMSLSTAKAIEALMQTKIKEILR, encoded by the coding sequence ATGATCACTCTGAAAGGCATAGCTGCGGCTCCGGGTATATGCATCGCCAAGGCGTACCGCCTGGGCAAGGAAGAATTCGAGATCGCCAGGCAGTCGATAAATCCCGAAGAGATACCTTTGCAGCTGCAGTTGTTCGAGGAAGCCCTGATCGCCACGCGCAGGGAGATAATCGAGCTGCAGAAAAGGATCGCCAAGGATATGGGCCAGGAAGAGGCCCAGATATTCGACGCGCATCTTTTGGTGTTGGAAGACCGGATGCTTATCGAAGAGGTCATCCACCGCCTGAAGAAAGAGCAGATAAACGTCGCTTTTATCTTTTCCGAGGTGCTGAAAAAATATATCGAGGTTTTTTCCAAGATCGAGGATGAATACCTCAGGGAGCGTACCGCTGACCTGAACGATGTCGGCAAACGGATATTGCGCAATCTGCTGGGTAAAGAACAGCGGGGGTTGAAGGATCTGAAGGAGAGGGTGGTGGTAATCGCCCATGACCTGTCGCCGTCGGATACTGCGGCTATGCATAAACAGCTGGTCAGCGGTTTTGTCACCGACATCGGCGGTAAGACCTCGCATACGGCGATCATGGCCAAATCCCTGGAGATCCCGGCGGTCGTGGGTACGGTGGACGCCACATCCAGGATCAAAAGCGGTGATATCATCATAGTCGATGGGAGCATGGGCATTATCATCGTGAATCCTGATGAAGACACCATGCATATCTACCAGGAAGAAGAGGTAAAGCTTAAAGGCATTTCCGAGAAATTCCTGGGGGTAAAAGACCTGCCGGCGGTCACCGCGGACGGCAAGAACGTCGAGATCTGCGCGAACATTGAACTGCCGGATGAGATAGTCTCGGTTAAGATCCACGGCGCGCAGGGGATCGGGCTTTACCGCACCGAATTCTTTTACATGAACCGCAAAGACGCCCCCACTGAAGAAGAGCATTTTCAGGCTTATAAATATGTCGCAGAGGCGATGAATCCGCATCCTGTGGTCATTCGCACCCTGGACCTGGGAGGGGATAAATATCTCTCGCAATTCGAGATGCCCAAGGAGATCCAGCCGTTCCTGGGATGGCGGGCTATTCGTTTCTGCCTCGCCAGGCCGGATGTATTTAAGCTGCAGCTGCGGGCGATATTGCGGGCCTCGGCTTTCGGCAAACTTAAACTGATGTATCCGATGATCTCGGGTATAGAGGAGTTGAGGCAGGCCAACGCGATCCTGAATGAATGCAAGGAAGAACTGCGCAAATCCCGGCTGCATTTCGACGAGAATATCGAGGTGGGGGTGATGATCGAGGTGCCTTCGGCCGCCTTGACCGCCGACCTTCTGGCCAAGGAAGCGAATTTCTTCAGCATCGGGACCAACGACCTTATCCAGTACGCCCTGGCTGTTGACCGGGCCAATGAAAAAGTGGCCTATCTGTATGAACCGGCGCATCCCGCTGTTTTGAGGATGATCAAGAATGTCATTGACGCCGCGCACGCCAATAATATCTGGGTGGGGATGTGCGGGGAAATGGCATCGGATGAGCTTTTTGTCCTGATCCTTCTGGGCATGGGGCTTGATGAGTTCAGCATGCCTCCTTCAGCTATCTCGATCGTTAAGTATATAATCCGCTCGGTGAGCGTTGAACAGGCCAGGAAGATCGCCGAAGAGGCGATGTCCTTGTCGACCGCCAAAGCGATAGAAGCGTTAATGCAAACGAAAATCAAAGAGATACTGCGATGA
- a CDS encoding nucleotidyltransferase family protein — translation MKVVILAAGYGTRLYPYTKNFPKPLLEVNKKPIIDYLMDKLALIPGISKIIVVSNARFFDNFMDWREGLKRRRLVKVFNDLTLSPEEKLGAIGDMDLVFRTEGFDDDFLVIGGDNFFREPLNGFVGYARKRKNAVTIGVCDIKDKKEARNFGVVSLNRQGLVKRFQEKPARPASSLIGMCLYYFPKGRNALIRKYLQDPKNPRDAAGSYIKWLSSNARVYGFVFKDSWFDIGRIDTYNKVRHITKGER, via the coding sequence ATGAAAGTAGTGATACTGGCAGCCGGTTACGGTACGAGGCTCTATCCTTATACGAAGAATTTCCCCAAGCCTTTGCTTGAGGTGAATAAGAAGCCGATAATCGATTATCTGATGGATAAGCTGGCGCTTATCCCCGGGATATCAAAGATAATCGTTGTAAGCAATGCCCGCTTCTTTGATAATTTCATGGATTGGCGCGAAGGGTTAAAGCGGCGCAGGCTGGTGAAGGTGTTTAACGACCTTACTCTAAGCCCCGAGGAAAAACTCGGCGCTATCGGCGATATGGACCTGGTGTTCAGGACCGAGGGGTTCGACGATGATTTTCTGGTGATCGGCGGCGACAATTTTTTCAGGGAGCCGTTGAATGGTTTTGTCGGCTATGCCCGAAAGAGGAAGAACGCCGTCACTATCGGGGTATGCGACATCAAGGATAAAAAAGAGGCCCGTAATTTCGGCGTGGTCAGTTTAAACCGCCAGGGCCTGGTAAAGCGATTCCAGGAGAAGCCGGCCAGGCCCGCTTCCAGCCTTATCGGGATGTGCCTGTATTATTTCCCTAAAGGCCGGAACGCTTTGATAAGAAAATACCTGCAAGACCCGAAGAATCCGCGGGACGCCGCCGGTTCATATATAAAATGGTTGAGCAGCAACGCCAGGGTGTATGGTTTTGTGTTCAAGGATTCCTGGTTTGATATCGGGCGCATAGATACCTATAATAAGGTAAGGCATATAACAAAAGGAGAAAGGTAA
- the metK gene encoding methionine adenosyltransferase — MEKFLFTSESVTEGHPDKVCDQISDGVLDEVLKNDPKGRVACETYVTMGLLIVGGEITTHSYVDIHKLARHIIKDIGYTHPKYGFDYQTCAIVNTIHSQSPDISQGVDTGGAGDQGIMFGYACKETKELMPLPIALAHGLSKRLSEVRKKGILKYLGPDGKSQVTVEYHNGKPVRVDSVVLASQHTAEILDKSGMNITNTARKEMIKVVAEDVLNGWIDKDTKYYVNQTGKFLIGGPQSDTGMTGRKIIVDTYGGTVPHGGGAFSGKDPTKVDRSAAYMCRYVAKNLVAAGIADKCLIQLAYVIGYAEPLSVFVNTYGTGKLSDNNIVKLIRQNFDLTPKGIIESLNLLRPIYRKTAAYGHFGRNEPEFTWESLDKVGTLKEAASKL, encoded by the coding sequence ATGGAAAAGTTCTTGTTTACTTCAGAGTCGGTCACCGAAGGGCATCCGGATAAAGTATGCGATCAGATCTCAGACGGAGTTCTGGATGAGGTTTTGAAGAATGACCCTAAAGGAAGGGTAGCCTGTGAGACCTATGTGACTATGGGGCTTTTGATCGTAGGGGGAGAGATCACCACGCATTCTTACGTCGATATACATAAATTAGCCAGGCATATAATCAAGGATATAGGTTATACCCATCCTAAATACGGGTTTGATTACCAGACCTGCGCCATTGTCAATACTATTCACAGCCAGTCGCCGGATATCTCGCAGGGCGTTGATACCGGCGGCGCCGGAGACCAGGGGATCATGTTCGGTTATGCCTGCAAAGAGACCAAAGAGCTGATGCCTTTGCCTATCGCACTGGCCCACGGCCTGTCAAAACGCCTGAGCGAAGTACGCAAAAAGGGCATATTAAAATATCTGGGGCCGGACGGAAAAAGCCAGGTAACTGTAGAGTATCATAACGGCAAGCCGGTGCGCGTAGATTCAGTGGTCCTGGCCAGCCAGCATACCGCTGAGATACTGGATAAGAGCGGAATGAATATCACCAACACTGCCCGCAAAGAGATGATCAAGGTGGTGGCCGAAGACGTCCTTAATGGCTGGATCGATAAAGACACCAAATATTACGTGAACCAGACCGGAAAGTTCCTGATCGGCGGGCCGCAGTCCGATACCGGGATGACCGGAAGGAAGATCATCGTGGATACTTATGGCGGGACAGTCCCGCACGGAGGAGGGGCATTCTCCGGAAAAGACCCGACCAAGGTAGACCGGTCAGCGGCTTATATGTGCAGGTATGTAGCCAAGAACCTGGTAGCTGCGGGTATCGCCGATAAATGCCTGATCCAACTGGCTTATGTTATCGGGTATGCCGAGCCTTTGTCGGTTTTCGTCAATACCTACGGTACCGGAAAACTATCCGACAACAATATCGTGAAATTGATCCGCCAGAATTTTGACCTTACCCCCAAAGGAATCATTGAATCATTGAATCTTTTAAGGCCTATATATAGGAAGACGGCGGCATACGGCCATTTCGGCAGGAACGAGCCGGAATTCACCTGGGAGTCTTTGGACAAGGTTGGAACATTGAAGGAAGCCGCGTCAAAATTATAA
- the ahcY gene encoding adenosylhomocysteinase produces MKYDIKDIKLAKKGALRIEWARNNMPVLALIARRFKKEQPLKGLTIAACLHVTTETGVLMEVLKAGGANVAVCASNPLSTQDDVAASLAQNLKVPVFAIKGEDTKTYYNHIRSALALSPNVTMDDGADLVSVIHQNPGLYCRKGIIGGTEETTTGVIRLRALAKDGKLRYPIIAVNDAMTKHMFDNRYGTGQSTIDGIIRATNKLVAGSNFVVCGYGWCGRGLASRAQGMGANVIVVEVSPLKGLEAVMDGYRVMTIKEASKIGDIFVTVTGDINVIRKEHFQTMKDGAIVANSGHFNAEIEISALEKLSKSKRIIRDFVLEYNLKSGRRVYLLGEGRLINLAAAEGHPAQVMDMSFSNQALGVEYMKRYYKELGNDVYKVPEPIDNEIARLKLKSMGVSVDKLTAEQEKYLSSWEMGT; encoded by the coding sequence ATGAAATATGACATCAAGGATATCAAACTAGCCAAAAAAGGCGCTTTGCGTATCGAATGGGCGCGGAACAACATGCCGGTATTAGCCCTGATCGCCCGGCGCTTTAAGAAAGAGCAGCCGTTAAAAGGCCTGACTATAGCCGCCTGCCTGCATGTCACTACTGAGACAGGCGTGTTGATGGAGGTATTGAAGGCCGGAGGCGCTAATGTGGCTGTTTGCGCGTCCAATCCTTTGTCTACCCAGGATGATGTAGCCGCTTCTTTGGCGCAGAACCTGAAGGTCCCGGTCTTCGCGATCAAAGGCGAAGACACAAAGACTTATTATAATCATATCCGTTCGGCTTTGGCGCTATCGCCTAATGTCACCATGGATGACGGGGCTGACCTTGTTTCGGTGATCCATCAGAACCCGGGGCTGTACTGCCGCAAAGGAATTATCGGCGGCACAGAAGAAACCACTACCGGGGTTATACGTTTGCGCGCGTTGGCCAAGGACGGAAAGCTGCGTTATCCGATCATCGCGGTGAACGACGCCATGACCAAGCATATGTTCGATAACCGTTACGGTACAGGCCAGTCAACGATCGACGGGATAATCCGGGCTACGAATAAACTGGTAGCGGGGTCTAATTTTGTGGTTTGCGGTTATGGCTGGTGCGGAAGAGGGCTGGCCAGCAGGGCTCAGGGAATGGGCGCGAATGTGATCGTGGTAGAGGTTTCTCCGCTTAAGGGTTTGGAAGCGGTCATGGACGGATACAGGGTTATGACCATTAAAGAGGCCAGTAAGATCGGCGATATATTCGTCACGGTCACCGGGGATATCAACGTTATCCGCAAAGAGCATTTTCAGACGATGAAAGACGGGGCGATAGTGGCTAATTCCGGTCATTTTAACGCCGAGATAGAGATCTCCGCTTTGGAAAAGCTGTCTAAAAGCAAAAGGATCATCCGCGATTTCGTGCTTGAATACAACTTGAAAAGCGGCCGCAGGGTATACCTGCTGGGCGAGGGGAGATTGATCAATCTCGCCGCGGCTGAAGGCCACCCCGCACAGGTCATGGATATGTCGTTTTCCAACCAGGCATTGGGCGTGGAATATATGAAGAGGTATTATAAAGAACTGGGAAATGACGTGTATAAAGTCCCGGAGCCTATTGATAACGAGATCGCCAGGCTTAAATTGAAGTCAATGGGCGTGTCAGTGGATAAATTGACTGCTGAGCAGGAAAAATATCTGTCAAGTTGGGAAATGGGTACTTGA
- the pfkA gene encoding 6-phosphofructokinase: MSIRRIGVLTSGGDSPGMNAAVRAVVRAGTNSNLEMMGIFRGYSGLINEELKVLDHRSVSNIISRGGTILKTARCPEFLSEAGQQRAVQTIKKFNIDGLALIGGDGTYHGGIVLSKKWNIPCIGIPGTIDNDINGTDSTIGADTAVNTALDAIDKIRDTVTSMERVFVVEVMGRESGFIAMQVSLAGGTEDVLIPERKFDLHKMCHDIVEGNLRGKVSWIVVVAEGAAKAEDVARQITEITTLETRVAVLGHVQRGGAPTAKDRILASRLGAEAVKLLAEGVSGKSVGVISDEINIVDLEFAITKKEVNTDNFYNLIRTLT, encoded by the coding sequence ATGTCTATACGAAGAATAGGGGTATTGACTTCCGGCGGTGATTCTCCGGGGATGAACGCGGCCGTGCGCGCTGTGGTGCGTGCGGGAACGAACAGTAACCTGGAAATGATGGGGATATTCCGCGGTTATTCCGGGTTGATCAATGAGGAGTTAAAGGTCCTTGACCATCGTTCGGTCTCGAATATAATATCGCGCGGCGGGACGATCCTGAAAACAGCGCGCTGCCCGGAATTCTTAAGTGAAGCCGGTCAGCAGAGGGCTGTCCAGACCATAAAGAAATTCAATATTGACGGGTTGGCCTTGATTGGAGGGGACGGGACTTACCACGGGGGCATTGTATTATCCAAAAAATGGAATATCCCTTGTATTGGCATCCCCGGGACGATAGATAACGATATAAACGGCACGGATTCCACAATAGGCGCGGATACCGCGGTAAATACCGCATTGGACGCCATTGATAAGATCCGGGATACCGTTACTTCCATGGAGCGGGTTTTTGTAGTCGAAGTCATGGGCAGGGAATCAGGTTTTATTGCCATGCAAGTCAGTCTGGCCGGAGGCACGGAAGATGTTTTGATCCCTGAACGTAAATTCGACCTGCATAAAATGTGCCATGATATAGTGGAAGGCAATCTTCGGGGCAAGGTAAGTTGGATAGTTGTGGTCGCCGAAGGCGCGGCTAAGGCCGAAGATGTTGCCCGTCAGATCACCGAGATCACTACCCTGGAAACGCGCGTGGCAGTATTAGGGCATGTCCAGCGCGGAGGGGCTCCTACGGCAAAAGACCGGATCCTGGCCAGCAGGCTGGGCGCGGAGGCGGTAAAACTGCTGGCTGAAGGCGTATCCGGGAAATCCGTGGGCGTTATCTCGGATGAGATCAACATAGTTGACCTGGAATTCGCGATCACCAAGAAAGAGGTCAACACGGATAATTTCTATAATTTGATCAGAACTTTAACTTAA